The window ttttctctttgttgATATATATCCTGTTATAGATAAACTCGGTTCATCCAGTTTTCCAGTTGCCAATAATTTACTAAAATCTTTTTCCAATCTACCTGCAATTGGTCCCTTAAAATGCAATAAAAACTGTATGCAAGCTCCGTTATGAAGAATCTTTGTCTTTCGGCTGTCAACTGACAACATCCACTCAGGTATTCCCATAACTTTTCTCACGTCTTCCAAAAATTGTGgtctgaaatataaaaaaagtctAATATATCATCTTAAATATCAAcctataatatttcaaataactCACACAACAAATCTTGGTGGTCTTCTAATATTagcatatttaataaaatcataatcCGGCTGTATTGTAGCACAAGCTAGCTTTTGATTaccaaaattttcatcaaaaataacaatagatCTTCCAACCGCTGTAACAACTCCTTCAAgtggaaaatttttatcaataaaaatttttctttcaagtcCAATATCAATTGGTCCTAAACGTGCTGATAAATCACCAACATAACAACGCAGTGGTAAATCAGGACCACACTCTTGTCTGTAAAGATCTtgctgtatcaaaaaaaaaataaaataattaatacccaatacaaatttaatttcccacggctataaaaataagttaataaGTTAAAAAGTTACGTTTAATGGATCAGCTAGTTGAGTAAAATATGGATTCCATATGTAACCACCAGCAACACAGCGTGTGTCTTTGACCTTGACCACAGCATCAACACCAACTCCATTAACCCAAATTTCCCAATTGTGATTTCtagtctaaaaaaaataataataaatatatttttaaatattaatattgcaaTACATAATAGCTTTTAATAATACTCacagtatttttatcattttcaccaGGATATCTCAATTTAACTTCAATAATTGTTTCACTTTTACTGTTGTCATTGTAAATCAATTGTGTCTGTAATAAATTatctcaattattataaaataacaatagtaaaaaacaacaataatttcattacCATTCTAATGTATCCCCAAGCAAATCCATATGGATGATGAAAAGATGCAATTGCTCGTATTTCTCTAGCTTCAGATGGTGCATATCCACGTTCAATTGACGAGCATGCCCATCTAAAgtcattatcttttttatgtattattatacttCTTCCTAGTATACTCTGATAACCAAACAGTGGTAATGTTGTGTCATTAAATGTTGCACTATATCGTGATCGATTTTCCAAAGTACCAAACTTGCCACTTAAGTTACCAATTCCATACTGATCATTGGTTCCTTTGCCAGATGGTGGTGATAGAGTATCACTCATGTTGAAAGGATCAAATGAATCGTAAAGTGACGTTGGTTCACATGGAAATTCCAGGTCTATTTCAACTGGTACCTAAAGatttcattcaatatttttttatttaaatttataaattaattatctatcaattatttaccttataaatttgatagttatttgtttttccatCAAGATCTTCAAGCAGCAGCTCCACACCAGTTATATCATACTCAGTTTGttgtataaattcaaattttccaTGTAAAGAAATTGGCTGTCCATTACCAAACCAATCTTTAGCAACAGCTTTATTTCTGTGGACTCTGCTTATtctgtttatattttaattaacattattatcattaaatatattttatttttaaaaatatatatctcaatTTAAAtactgtataaataattaaaatataatacattgtACAAGCTAGTCGTTCACCTCGTGCAACTGGTCCATGATCATCATAAATAACAAGACTTTTACCAATAATACTTTGTGGTCCTGACAATGGTAGCAATGAATcagtgaataatatttttgtaagaTTCAGTCCATATAATTTTTGTCCAGCAATATGTAGATGACCATGTCGTGTTAAATCACCAAGACGACAGTAATTTAATCTATTCATAGTACAATGTTCTGGATAAAGAATATcccaatcaattttatatggaTTGTATGGCTTTCCAGCACTTATACATCTTGCTGTCCAGTTGTAATAATCTTTGCCTGGTGGATTATCATGTATCATCcatctgatgatgataattatttatttaatctcttgataaaattaatatacttgtGGTTAgctgaataaatttatttacctatGATCAGctgaattatttgttgatcTACCATCagcatgaattaatttttcaacaataattgttgtatCACTATCCGGCTCATTTTCAACTTGTCGAAATATTATTCTTCCAACAATTGGATAATGAAATACAGCTTGTGCTGTTTGTACAGATAATGGTCCACCAGTTTGTGATGCATATGGTACAATATTACTGCATATCCAAGTTATCAtgtctttattattaatctcATCATAtctacaacaataaaaaagccaaaaaaataaataataaattaatctttttcactataaataaattaaattaaaataataaactaactTGTAAATGACAAGTGAACGATGAACAACACTGTGACTACCAGATAGAGGCAAATAAACATCCCAATAAATACCATTTAACTTGGCACTACCAGGAAGAATATCATGATGATTCATACCTTCAATTCGTCCTTGTAATTTACCTGATAAATCACCAATTGCATATTGATCTTGAGTACCAAGTCCTGGTGGTGGTACTgctttatcatcaatatttacaggattaaatatttcttttgtgCTTGAACATGATTTACCAATTTTATGACTTGTATCAAGTGGATCACGTGGaagttgatgaattttatatgCTGATGTTTTTGTTTCATAACGTAAACGTGTTtctaaatcatcaattggatTTAATGTAACGTTTATCCATGTTGGATGATATGGAGTTTCTTGGGTGAATGTTATTTCACCTTTTATACCAtgtgaattaattaaactccttgaattataaaaaaatttatattagcTTGTACTtaatgattgaaaatattatatatattttatacgtACTCACTTTGTTAATATTACTTTACGTGGTTTAATTTTAGCACatgttaaaaatgaatcatTCATTGTttcatgaaatataataatataaagtgAACGATATAAATCATATACATCAACTGGAATTGTTTCAGtcattttatctttatatgtatttttgagctttttattattatttgatattttaattttaccaagtcttttatcaatatcacCAATTGATTTACCATAACCTTGATTATTTGGATCAAATATTGACTGTAAtgtattacaatttttaatatctttactattatcaaatatatctgtaacatatattttccaattatGTTCAGTAAAgctaattgttgaattttttttaatacttgtatgatataaatcagaataaattattgtatctgttgttgatgatgcagAATTACCACCAAGCCAACGAAACCATATACTACCAGATATTGGACCATAAAATTTTGCCTCAGCatgtttttcataatttttttcatgtacaaTTATTGAtgcacaaattatttttgttgataatgtatcaattaaaattattccttTACCCCATAATCCATTTTCTCCTGTTAAATTTATACCTGGTACATTGACAACACTTGTTTCATTTCCAGGAAGAATTAAAGGACCCAAAATATCTGTTAAATCAATGATCCTTAAaaggtaattaaaaataaatattaatcataatttaaatggCATAATaacaacatgttttttaatgatttactTTTCTCCAAGATGTTCATCATCACATCGATCatcaatttttgtataatcaaCTGGAAATTTAGTTATTGACCATAGCCACTGTTGTTCTGGATATTGAAGAGTTGTATTTAGAGCTAGATGAATTGTCACTGAATTATCAGGACCttgtttaaaatgtatttcaCCATGAAGACCACCTGATGATATGTAAGAAGTAAGTTGTAAACAATTCACAACTGATACtgcaaacaaaaaacaacaataaaaaatctattatttaattgtttttttttttttttttttttgtaaaataatgtatttgtaattacagtatgaaaataatatcaaccacattattttaattttttcatttataattttataaagatatagatattttacaatttatattgatttatttttcttttggtaTTTCGATCGTCTCACGCACACCACTGTTAACAATATGAAAGTTTCGACTAACGAGAGAGCCAACAGTTGGCTTTGGTGCTGAGTAAAAAACCGTTAtctcaatgaaattttacttACATTCTAAAAATTGACCTTCATATGCCTTTCATTTTTAAacgcatttatttattttttttttctatattatagtatctatcataattattattctcattaataaattatcattttttttttttgttttttttttttttgtcattcttttattataaatacaatagaaataaaattaatttttttttgctgaatgACTCATTGAGAgatgaataatatttcaataaatattattattaatttttcttgaatttagaaaatttatttaaatatagaaacgaaaaaaaaattgaaaataaatatagctaggattaatatttaaatttattaacatatttttcattgagcAGGATAATAGATATTAATGTGTATCAAATACCCTTGAAAAGAtggcaaaaagaaaataaaaaaaaaatttatctgcaGTATTAAAACCTGATGTTGTGAATAACAATATACCAGTTGACAACGcatcgatatttttattttaaatattcataaagtttaaaatttaatcaatgtatttatgaatttttaagataaaaattcaaacaatcctttttttaatttttatgaataactATTTGcctatttttatgaaaaactaatttaaaaataaaaaaatatattttgaaaaaaaaattggtgcaTTGAAGGCTATATCCAAGCATTATATGATCTGTCAAAAGTTATTTGTGGATTCTAAAAAATCATATGGTCTCTCTTATTTcaccataaaaaattataaaaataaatgagctGAGAAatggaataatttttagaaCGACACTATTACATAAAacgtatactttttttttttttctattagaaaataaattattttttttttatttttttacttaataaaaTAGTGGATCTATTTggattattattgaatataattttcatactttttggtaatattaattataaataaataaataaataaataaataaatttgtttatttgttttttggattactaaataattaaataaaccaacaattaatttccatcgattaattatataaaaaagctctgaaaaatattatttaaaaatgataaataaataattgaaaaaaaagttattaatttattttagcttAGAAGAAACACAATAATATCATTTGGGGATATCGACTGACTTTCTTGAAGCACAATATTTATTCTCCCTGGGTTCCTGTGCGGAACCGTTTTAGTCAATACAGAGTGTGGTATAAGGGGTATAAGGCTATTTTGAGTTCGAGTCGCACTAAATATGGTCAGATGAATTTGTTTTAGATGCTGTGAAACAAACAGAGCATCCCTCTTCATCAAGTTAATTTAATGGTGGGGATAGTACTTGCTGAAGTTACTTAGGCAAGCACAATTCTATGATTTGGACAGTTGGTTAGTTGTTAACCAGCTCGCTAACATCTTTTACTTGTTTCTAACGCAACCGTAAACATGGTAAgtaaaatttggaaaaaatacaaaaaaccaaaataaataaataaatacaagttaataagttttttttttttttattcttcttcttGTTCATCTtcgataaatcaaatttaaaaaaaaaaaacgagtgaAATGaagtattgataaataataacatgtgaaaatttggataaataaattaaataataataaatttttaaaaaacctagTGAAATTGCGTgaagtgaaaataattatattgtttaaaaaattaaatttttattttttaaaaaactgcaAAATATGcaagtgaatttttatttgaaataatttttttttataaaaatataattgtgatttaattatcaattatttttagtaaaaaataaaaatttatatttc is drawn from Aphidius gifuensis isolate YNYX2018 linkage group LG3, ASM1490517v1, whole genome shotgun sequence and contains these coding sequences:
- the LOC122851330 gene encoding uncharacterized protein LOC122851330 isoform X1 → MWLILFSYLSVVNCLQLTSYISSGGLHGEIHFKQGPDNSVTIHLALNTTLQYPEQQWLWSITKFPVDYTKIDDRCDDEHLGEKIIDLTDILGPLILPGNETSVVNVPGINLTGENGLWGKGIILIDTLSTKIICASIIVHEKNYEKHAEAKFYGPISGSIWFRWLGGNSASSTTDTIIYSDLYHTSIKKNSTISFTEHNWKIYVTDIFDNSKDIKNCNTLQSIFDPNNQGYGKSIGDIDKRLGKIKISNNNKKLKNTYKDKMTETIPVDVYDLYRSLYIIIFHETMNDSFLTCAKIKPRKVILTKSLINSHGIKGEITFTQETPYHPTWINVTLNPIDDLETRLRYETKTSAYKIHQLPRDPLDTSHKIGKSCSSTKEIFNPVNIDDKAVPPPGLGTQDQYAIGDLSGKLQGRIEGMNHHDILPGSAKLNGIYWDVYLPLSGSHSVVHRSLVIYKYDEINNKDMITWICSNIVPYASQTGGPLSVQTAQAVFHYPIVGRIIFRQVENEPDSDTTIIVEKLIHADGRSTNNSADHRWMIHDNPPGKDYYNWTARCISAGKPYNPYKIDWDILYPEHCTMNRLNYCRLGDLTRHGHLHIAGQKLYGLNLTKILFTDSLLPLSGPQSIIGKSLVIYDDHGPVARGERLACTIISRVHRNKAVAKDWFGNGQPISLHGKFEFIQQTEYDITGVELLLEDLDGKTNNYQIYKVPVEIDLEFPCEPTSLYDSFDPFNMSDTLSPPSGKGTNDQYGIGNLSGKFGTLENRSRYSATFNDTTLPLFGYQSILGRSIIIHKKDNDFRWACSSIERGYAPSEAREIRAIASFHHPYGFAWGYIRMTQLIYNDNSKSETIIEVKLRYPGENDKNTTRNHNWEIWVNGVGVDAVVKVKDTRCVAGGYIWNPYFTQLADPLNQDLYRQECGPDLPLRCYVGDLSARLGPIDIGLERKIFIDKNFPLEGVVTAVGRSIVIFDENFGNQKLACATIQPDYDFIKYANIRRPPRFVVPQFLEDVRKVMGIPEWMLSVDSRKTKILHNGACIQFLLHFKGPIAGRLEKDFSKLLATGKLDEPSLSITGYISTKRKKTLAYRQCNSRDPNANRKNDSSTLDVSVILRVTYLFLFQVIIFNSN
- the LOC122851330 gene encoding uncharacterized protein LOC122851330 isoform X2, translating into MWLILFSYLSVVNCLQLTSYISSGGLHGEIHFKQGPDNSVTIHLALNTTLQYPEQQWLWSITKFPVDYTKIDDRCDDEHLGEKIIDLTDILGPLILPGNETSVVNVPGINLTGENGLWGKGIILIDTLSTKIICASIIVHEKNYEKHAEAKFYGPISGSIWFRWLGGNSASSTTDTIIYSDLYHTNIFDNSKDIKNCNTLQSIFDPNNQGYGKSIGDIDKRLGKIKISNNNKKLKNTYKDKMTETIPVDVYDLYRSLYIIIFHETMNDSFLTCAKIKPRKVILTKSLINSHGIKGEITFTQETPYHPTWINVTLNPIDDLETRLRYETKTSAYKIHQLPRDPLDTSHKIGKSCSSTKEIFNPVNIDDKAVPPPGLGTQDQYAIGDLSGKLQGRIEGMNHHDILPGSAKLNGIYWDVYLPLSGSHSVVHRSLVIYKYDEINNKDMITWICSNIVPYASQTGGPLSVQTAQAVFHYPIVGRIIFRQVENEPDSDTTIIVEKLIHADGRSTNNSADHRWMIHDNPPGKDYYNWTARCISAGKPYNPYKIDWDILYPEHCTMNRLNYCRLGDLTRHGHLHIAGQKLYGLNLTKILFTDSLLPLSGPQSIIGKSLVIYDDHGPVARGERLACTIISRVHRNKAVAKDWFGNGQPISLHGKFEFIQQTEYDITGVELLLEDLDGKTNNYQIYKVPVEIDLEFPCEPTSLYDSFDPFNMSDTLSPPSGKGTNDQYGIGNLSGKFGTLENRSRYSATFNDTTLPLFGYQSILGRSIIIHKKDNDFRWACSSIERGYAPSEAREIRAIASFHHPYGFAWGYIRMTQLIYNDNSKSETIIEVKLRYPGENDKNTTRNHNWEIWVNGVGVDAVVKVKDTRCVAGGYIWNPYFTQLADPLNQDLYRQECGPDLPLRCYVGDLSARLGPIDIGLERKIFIDKNFPLEGVVTAVGRSIVIFDENFGNQKLACATIQPDYDFIKYANIRRPPRFVVPQFLEDVRKVMGIPEWMLSVDSRKTKILHNGACIQFLLHFKGPIAGRLEKDFSKLLATGKLDEPSLSITGYISTKRKKTLAYRQCNSRDPNANRKNDSSTLDVSVILRVTYLFLFQVIIFNSN